Proteins encoded in a region of the Pelobates fuscus isolate aPelFus1 chromosome 11, aPelFus1.pri, whole genome shotgun sequence genome:
- the LOC134576828 gene encoding histone H1B-like, which produces MSEAAPAPAAAPAVESASKKKQPKKAAGVKKAAKPSGPSVSELIVKAVSTSKERSGVSLAALKKALAASGYDVEKNNSRLKLALKGLVTKSTLVQVKGSGASGSFKLNKKQAESKDKATKKKAPAKVKKPAPKKATKSPAKPKKVAAKSPKKAKKPAASAKKATKSPKKVKAAKPKKVVKSPAKKTVKSPAKKAAKPKAAKSPAKAKKAAPKKK; this is translated from the coding sequence ATGTCTGAAGCCGCCCCAGCTCCCGCCGCCGCACCTGCGGTAGAAAGCGCCTCCAAGAAGAAGCAGCCCAAGAAAGCAGCCGGTGTCAAGAAAGCCGCTAAGCCCTCCGGTCCTAGCGTGTCCGAGCTCATTGTCAAAGCTGTGTCCACTTCTAAAGAGCGCAGCGGGGTGTCCCTGGCAGCTCTGAAGAAGGCTTTGGCTGCTTCTGGTTATGATGTGGAAAAGAATAACAGCCGCCTCAAGCTGGCTCTCAAGGGCTTGGTGACTAAAAGCACTCTCGTCCAGGTCAAAGGAAGCGGAGCTTCCGGCTCCTTCAAGCTCAACAAAAAGCAGGCGGAGAGCAAGGACAAGGCTACCAAGAAAAAGGCACCGGCTAAAGTCAAGAAGCCTGCCCCGAAGAAAGCCACCAAGTCTCCAGCCAAACCTAAGAAGGTAGCTGCAAAGAGCCCGAAAAAGGCCAAAAAGCCGGCCGCCTCCGCTAAAAAGGCCACCAAAAGTCCGAAGAAAGTCAAAGCCGCCAAGCCCAAGAAGGTAGTGAAAAGCCCGGCTAAGAAGACCGTGAAGAGCCCTGCCAAAAAGGCAGCCAAACCCAAAGCCGCAAAGAGTCCTGCAAAGGCTAAAAAGGCAGCTCCCAAAAAGAAATAA
- the LOC134576825 gene encoding histone H3: MARTKQTARKSTGGKAPRKQLATKAARKSAPATGGVKKPHRYRPGTVALREIRRYQKSTELLIRKLPFQRLVREIAQDFKTDLRFQSSAVMALQEASEAYLVGLFEDTNLCAIHAKRVTIMPKDIQLARRIRGERA, translated from the coding sequence ATGGCCAGAACTAAGCAGACAGCCCGTAAGTCGACCGGAGGCAAGGCTCCCCGCAAGCAGCTAGCCACCAAAGCTGCTAGAAAGAGCGCCCCAGCTACCGGGGGAGTGAAAAAGCCTCACCGTTACCGTCCAGGAACTGTGGCTCTCAGGGAGATCCGCCGTTATCAGAAGTCCACCGAGCTGCTCATCCGCAAGCTGCCCTTCCAGCGCCTTGTCCGTGAGATCGCTCAGGATTTCAAGACTGATCTGCGCTTCCAGAGCTCTGCTGTCATGGCTCTGCAAGAggctagcgaggcttacctggttgGTCTTTTTGAGGATACCAACTTGTGCGCCATCCACGCTAAGAGGGTCACAATCATGCCCAAAGACATCCAGCTGGCTCGTAGGATCCGAGGCGAACGTGCTTAA
- the LOC134576827 gene encoding histone H4, with protein MSGRGKGGKGLGKGGAKRHRKVLRDNIQGITKPAIRRLARRGGVKRISGLIYEETRGVLKVFLENVIRDAVTYTEHAKRKTVTAMDVVYALKRQGRTLYGFGG; from the coding sequence ATGTCTGGCAGAGGCAAAGGAGGAAAGGGTCTCGGAAAAGGTGGCGCTAAGCGTCACAGGAAGGTTCTTCGTGACAACATCCAGGGCATTACCAAGCCTGCAATTCGTCGCCTTGCTCGCAGGGGAGGCGTGAAGCGTATTTCCGGCCTCATCTATGAGGAGACTCGCGGGGTGCTGAAGGTATTCCTGGAGAACGTCATCCGGGACGCCGTCACTTACACCGAGCATGCCAAGAGGAAGACTGTCACCGCCATGGACGTAGTTTATGCTCTTAAGCGCCAGGGCCGCACTCTCTATGGCTTCGGAGGTTAA
- the LOC134576832 gene encoding histone H1B-like — MSEAAPAPAAAPAVESASKKKQPKKAAGVKKAAKPSGPSVSELIVKAVSASKERSGVSLAALKKALAASGYDVEKNNSRLKLALKGLVTKSTLVQVKGSGASGSFKLNKKQAESKDKATKKKAPAKVKKPAPKKATKSPAKPKKVAAKSPKKAKKPAASAKKATKSPKKVKAAKPKKVVKSPAKKTVKSPAKKAAKPKAAKSPAKAKKAAPKKK, encoded by the coding sequence ATGTCTGAAGCCGCCCCAGCTCCCGCCGCCGCACCTGCGGTAGAAAGCGCCTCCAAGAAGAAGCAGCCCAAGAAAGCAGCCGGTGTCAAGAAAGCCGCTAAGCCCTCCGGTCCTAGCGTGTCCGAGCTCATTGTCAAAGCTGTGTCCGCTTCTAAAGAGCGCAGCGGGGTGTCCCTGGCAGCTCTGAAGAAGGCTTTGGCTGCTTCTGGTTATGATGTGGAAAAGAATAACAGCCGCCTCAAGCTGGCTCTCAAGGGCTTGGTGACTAAAAGCACTCTCGTCCAGGTCAAAGGAAGCGGAGCTTCCGGCTCCTTCAAGCTCAACAAAAAGCAGGCGGAGAGCAAGGACAAGGCTACCAAGAAAAAGGCACCGGCTAAAGTCAAGAAGCCTGCCCCGAAGAAAGCCACCAAGTCTCCAGCCAAACCTAAGAAGGTAGCTGCAAAGAGCCCGAAAAAGGCCAAAAAGCCGGCCGCCTCCGCTAAAAAGGCCACCAAAAGTCCGAAGAAAGTCAAAGCCGCCAAGCCCAAGAAGGTAGTGAAAAGCCCGGCTAAGAAGACCGTGAAGAGCCCTGCCAAAAAGGCAGCCAAACCCAAAGCCGCAAAGAGTCCTGCAAAGGCTAAAAAGGCAGCTCCCAAAAAGAAATAA